The stretch of DNA CCTGTGAACTGTTTTCCATTATCGGTCAGCACCTCGAACGGGACGCCCCACTGGTGCATCGCCGCGATGAACGCTTCGACGACGGCAATGCCAGAAGGCCGCTCGAGTACCGCCGCAACGACAACGAATCGGGAGTGATCGTCGATGCCGGTCAGGATCTTGCACTCGCGACCGCCCTCGATGTGGACGCCGCCGACCAGGTCGAGCTGCCACAGATGCATCGGCGTTTCCCTGGCCCACCGTTTGTAGACACGTTTGTGCTGCTGCTCCTGGGCATTGACCAAACCATTTCGCACTAGCACCCTGTGCACCGTCGACCGTGATGGGCCGCGGTCTGCTATCTGCAGTTTCAGCTCATAGGCGATTCGCCGGGCGCCCCAGCGACGATGCTCACGCCGCATCTCGCAGATCCACGCCTCCACCTCCGGAGCGATTCGGTTGGGGCTCGAGTGTGGCCGTCGCGACGCCGCAGCCAGTCCGGCAAGTCCATCGGCGTCGTAACGCTTCTTCCACGCTGTCACTGTCTGTCGCGATACCCCGAACTGTTCGGCGACGTCGACAATGCGGCTGCCCTCGCGGACCGCCGTCACTGCCCGGAACTTGATCTCCACGGACACTCGCGCGGCGATCTCGGCAACTGATTCATCCTTATTCGGCATGAATTTGAGGCTGATGCTGACGGATGAAGCGTCAATGATGTCCCGATGACGAGGGGTCAAACATGTCTTGAACCCTTACACGTCAATGCACCCCGACCGTGGTAGCGGCGGCACGAACCGAGCACCCACGATCGATCATCGCCATGAACGCAATCCTCTGCTGTTCTGTACATTTCCTCGCCGACATCCCAACTCCTCGTCGTCGGTGTTGCGACGATCGCTGGAATCCAAGACGTTGGCACGTAGGTGAAGTCCGTCACCCAGGCGTGGTTCGGGCGCGGGGAGCTGAAGTCCCGGTTGAGCAGATCGACTGCGCGGAGGCCGTCCTTGCCTGGGATGGTGGTGCGGGTGCGCCGGCCGCGCACGAGCCCATTCATGCCCTCTTGGCGCATCAGTCGGTCGACGGTGTGCTTGCTGATCCCGTCGAATCCTTGCCGGGCCAGCCACGCCGTCATCTTTCGGCGCCCGTAGAGCACCTCGGGTTTCTGGGGGCCTTTCTGGTCTCGTTCGCGAAGTCCGCGCAGCACGTCGACGACGGCCGCGTCATCGATCGTACGTGCTGCGGGCGGTCGCTTCTTCCATGCCCGATACGACCGTGGAGCGACCTGCACGCCCTGCTCACGCAGAACAGATCCCGGAAGACCATCTCGTGCTCCACCTGCCGCCATCAAGCTTGCTGCCGTCAACTTGGCCTGCATGAACCTGGGCCGCCGCCGCCCCCAGGTTCGTTCAGGGGAGGAACATGCGTAGCACGGCAAGGACATCGTCTACGTTCAGGACGCCCGTAAACCCACAACCGCGCAGAATGACCGCAAGCGCTCCCCCCTGGCGAGCTCCTGGGCAGTGCCGCAGAATTCTTTGCAGGCGAAGTTCGTCACGCAGACGCGGAACCACAGGTCCGGTGTAGACCTGGATAGACAACCGCGGCCGCTAATGCGCTAACTACGAATGTTGCGGTGACCAGAGGCACAACATACGACGCATTGCCCATGGTGAGAAGCGCCCATGCCGTAGCTGTAGCGCCGAAGGCGGCAAGGCCGACAACTACACCCCCTCTTGCCTTGTCCGCACGAAGGCTCCGAGTCGACTGATAGGCCAACAGGCCCACGAGCATTGACACAAGGCCACTGATCGCGCCGATGACAGCGCCTAACGTGGCTATCCAAGGAGCGAACGGACTAGGCAAAGATGTAGCGAGTCCGACGCTGAAACCGATCCCTCCACCACCTACCGAAGCAGCAGCGAAGAGCAGAAGACCAACACCTGCTTTATTGAACTGGCTCACAAGCACGTCCCTCTCTCTAACAGTCCATAGGCCAGGACAAAAAAATGAGCAGACAATGCCCTACGCCTTATTCAGATTGCTGGCGAAATTTTTCCAGTTGACATACGTACCCGCCTGGTAAGCAGGATTCTTCAACCAGAACGCGTCATTGACTACGTAAGCGGAGACCATCAGATATCGAGTTCCGTTGCTCAAAGCTCTGAACTCGAACACAATATTTGATCCAAGTTTGTCAACATGGGCTTTCGTCGCATCAAACTGGAACGCAAACCAGTTGGTTGCATTGAATTCGTTCTTGAATGTGCAATTAAAGTTCGCCGGCCCCACCATCAGCGGAAGCAATTGGCCAACCTTTGGGAATGCTTTGGGAGCTCCCGGAACCGGGAA from Leifsonia psychrotolerans encodes:
- a CDS encoding IS3 family transposase; protein product: MQAKLTAASLMAAGGARDGLPGSVLREQGVQVAPRSYRAWKKRPPAARTIDDAAVVDVLRGLRERDQKGPQKPEVLYGRRKMTAWLARQGFDGISKHTVDRLMRQEGMNGLVRGRRTRTTIPGKDGLRAVDLLNRDFSSPRPNHAWVTDFTYVPTSWIPAIVATPTTRSWDVGEEMYRTAEDCVHGDDRSWVLGSCRRYHGRGALTCKGSRHV